In Excalfactoria chinensis isolate bCotChi1 chromosome 3, bCotChi1.hap2, whole genome shotgun sequence, one DNA window encodes the following:
- the MRPL19 gene encoding large ribosomal subunit protein bL19m: MAAACGRALLRGARPALPARWFSSSTCRRSSDGGTAKFQPPPKPVIIDRQKQREDRRFLSPEFIPPRGRTDPLKFYMERKDMIQRRKVFNIPEFYVGSILAVTTADPYADGKTNRFVGICIQRGGRGLGATFVLRNVIEDQGIEICYELYSPRIQEITVLKLEKRLDDNLMYLRDALPEYSTFDVNMKPVPHLDHEEIPVNKLQVRMKPKPWSKRWERPKYNIKGIKFELPEKKMKEAEKWKQPWLEFDMLREYDTSKIEEKIWKEVSEELNK, encoded by the exons ATGGCAGCCGCCTGCGGGAGGGCGCTGCTGCGGGGCGCGCGGCCTGCACTGCCCGCCA GATGGTTTTCTTCCTCGACGTGTCGAAGGAGCAGCGATGGAGGGACCGCCAAGTTCCAGCCGCCCCCGAAGCCCGTCATTATTGACAGGCAGAAGCAGAGGGAGGACAGGAG GTTCTTGAGCCCTGAATTTATACCTCCCAGAGGAAGAACAGATCCTTTGAAGTTCTATATGGAAAGAAAGGATATGATACAGAGACGAAAAGTTTTCAACATCCCCGAGTTCTATGTTG GCAGCATACTTGCTGTTACTACTGCAGATCCATATGCTGATGGCAAAACCAACCGGTTTGTAGGGATCTGCAttcaaagaggaggaagagggctTGGTGCTACCTTTGTGCTTCGGAATGTGATAGAAGACCAAG GCATTGAAATTTGTTATGAACTGTACAGTCCTCGAATCCAGGAAATCACGGTTCTGAAGCTGGAAAAAAGGCTGGATGACAACCTGATGTACCTGAGAGATGCCCTTCCTGAATATAGTACTTTTGATGTGAATATGAAACCTGTGCCTCATTTAGACCATGAAGAAATTCCCGTAAACAAG CTCCAGGTCAGAATGAAGCCTAAACCATGGTCAAAACGGTGGGAGAGGCCAAAATACAACATAAAAGGAATAAAGTTTGAGCTacctgagaagaaaatgaaggaagcagagaagtggAAACAGCCCTGGCTGGAGTTTGATATGCTGCGAGAGTACGATACTTcaaaaatagaggaaaagatATGGAAGGAAGTGAGTGAAGAGCTGAATAAGTAG